The following coding sequences are from one Methanosarcina sp. WWM596 window:
- a CDS encoding SDR family NAD(P)-dependent oxidoreductase has translation MNVLVTGGAGFIGSHIAEYFAEAGHSVRILDNLTTGFSRNVPQHRNVEFVQGDICDSSSVEKAVSGMDCVFHEAALVSVPLSCENPVEAFRINTLGTLNVLQACVRAGVEKFVTASSAAVYGNNPELPKREAMYPEPASPYAISKLDGEYLARMFYEEHGLRTTCLRYFNVYGPRQDPKSPYAAVIPIFLERAKAGKDLLIYGDGLQSRDFVHVRDVVRANAAALEHGDGQFFNVAMGKSVTVLELAETILKLTGSSSQIVHAGSRAGDVRDSRADVSKISGWWKGEIELEQGLKSLI, from the coding sequence ATGAATGTGCTGGTTACAGGAGGAGCAGGTTTCATAGGCTCCCATATAGCTGAGTATTTCGCAGAAGCAGGACATAGTGTGAGGATACTTGATAATCTCACTACGGGTTTTTCCCGAAATGTCCCTCAGCACAGGAATGTCGAATTCGTTCAGGGGGATATCTGTGATTCCTCTTCGGTCGAAAAGGCTGTCTCGGGTATGGACTGCGTTTTTCATGAAGCTGCTCTCGTATCAGTGCCGCTAAGCTGTGAAAATCCAGTTGAGGCTTTCCGGATAAATACACTTGGAACACTTAATGTATTGCAGGCATGTGTCAGGGCAGGAGTCGAAAAATTTGTGACCGCATCCTCAGCTGCAGTTTATGGAAATAACCCTGAGCTTCCTAAAAGAGAGGCTATGTATCCTGAACCTGCCTCGCCTTATGCAATCTCCAAACTGGACGGAGAATACCTGGCAAGAATGTTTTATGAGGAGCACGGGCTTCGGACTACCTGCCTGCGTTACTTTAATGTATACGGCCCACGTCAGGACCCGAAATCTCCGTATGCTGCCGTGATCCCCATTTTTTTGGAAAGGGCAAAGGCAGGAAAGGATCTTCTTATTTACGGTGACGGACTTCAGAGCAGGGATTTCGTTCATGTAAGAGATGTTGTCAGGGCAAATGCAGCAGCTCTCGAGCACGGGGATGGTCAGTTTTTCAATGTGGCTATGGGAAAAAGTGTAACAGTCCTCGAGCTTGCTGAGACTATTCTTAAACTGACCGGTTCCTCAAGCCAGATCGTTCATGCCGGATCAAGGGCAGGAGATGTTCGAGACTCCAGGGCAGATGTCTCAAAAATTTCCGGCTGGTGGAAAGGTGAGATCGAACTGGAACAGGGATTAAAGAGCCTTATTTAA
- a CDS encoding CPBP family intramembrane glutamic endopeptidase, whose product MAPPEYPPSELEAGKISLPELGKMFKMKTDEKNGFLKKIFSAGGPVIAIAFAELLIFSGRIKEAAITYTLLLIIFSLSIIVSKKLEIRKIHQAFILLPILRLVNLSMPIFFESNLYSFVFIYVPMAIPAIIISVYQEIPGERKVDLLKKMKIYLPSSILAGLIFAELENVFIQARPLIPDLSLINLLELTIIMIFVVSLTEEFIFRGIIQTRLEEFLGPAGGILLASLLFGIMHSSYGTPYEMAYTFLAGGVLGYFFYRTKSLALVVMIHGFINIFLYGLIPHLGPGLGLV is encoded by the coding sequence ATGGCACCTCCAGAATATCCACCCTCGGAACTGGAAGCAGGAAAGATCTCTTTGCCGGAGCTTGGGAAAATGTTTAAAATGAAGACTGATGAAAAAAACGGGTTCCTAAAAAAAATATTTTCCGCAGGAGGTCCTGTTATTGCTATTGCTTTTGCCGAACTGTTAATTTTTAGCGGCAGAATAAAAGAAGCCGCAATAACCTATACATTACTTCTTATCATCTTTTCACTTTCAATAATAGTTTCAAAAAAACTGGAGATACGCAAAATTCACCAGGCGTTTATACTCCTGCCCATTCTTCGCCTGGTAAACCTTTCAATGCCTATCTTCTTTGAATCCAACCTTTACTCATTCGTATTCATATATGTACCCATGGCAATTCCGGCAATTATAATATCCGTTTATCAGGAAATTCCGGGGGAAAGAAAAGTAGATTTACTCAAGAAAATGAAAATTTATCTGCCCTCTTCTATCCTTGCAGGCCTGATTTTTGCAGAGTTAGAAAATGTATTCATTCAAGCCAGGCCTCTTATTCCTGATCTTTCACTCATTAACCTGCTGGAACTAACAATTATAATGATTTTTGTAGTCAGCCTTACAGAAGAATTCATCTTCAGAGGGATTATCCAGACAAGGCTGGAAGAATTCTTAGGCCCTGCGGGAGGCATCCTGCTAGCAAGCCTTTTATTCGGGATAATGCATTCAAGCTATGGCACACCTTACGAAATGGCATATACTTTTCTTGCAGGTGGCGTACTCGGGTATTTCTTTTACAGGACAAAGAGCCTTGCTCTCGTAGTAATGATCCACGGTTTTATAAACATATTTTTATACGGGCTAATTCCTCACCTGGGGCCTGGACTGGGACTGGTATAA
- a CDS encoding CPBP family intramembrane glutamic endopeptidase → MQKLINSHKKQKELNLLIIVSVLILALLAISPEAASSSNLELSPSPERGPVSEQIRADTLEETGDSGVVITSNEDPETPLKMGQYLHIGYTIMGIGAAVLVLLAYLRMDPGEPRLAKDFLGDLRSLKIWKTARTEESEEPAETDKEKDEVKKLRLLTALPVLSITLAEILIFSGRMGAAVWIHIGTLIALSLSNILIRDLEVHKIYQAMMLLPVLRLINLSMPIFYETTLYTFVFIYGPLAIPLAIIVMNQQYSLEQIGITQKHIIPYMLLSVPLGFLLGLGEYLTIRTDYLIPDLTFTNLLKLTIIMVFFVGLVEELIFRSVLQTRLEDALSVREALLISSLLFGLMHSGYGTYQEILYTGFVGFIMGFVYYRTKSLPFITVLHGFVNVFLFGILPHLSI, encoded by the coding sequence GTGCAAAAGTTAATTAATTCTCATAAAAAACAAAAAGAACTGAATCTTCTAATTATCGTTTCAGTTCTGATTCTGGCTTTACTGGCAATTTCTCCGGAAGCCGCATCAAGCAGCAACCTGGAGTTATCACCTTCTCCGGAGAGGGGGCCTGTTTCAGAACAGATACGTGCCGACACCCTGGAAGAAACAGGAGATTCCGGAGTTGTTATAACCTCGAATGAAGATCCTGAAACACCCCTGAAAATGGGACAGTATCTACACATTGGGTATACGATAATGGGAATAGGGGCAGCAGTTCTGGTCCTCCTTGCATATCTGCGCATGGATCCGGGAGAGCCCAGACTTGCAAAAGATTTTCTTGGGGACCTCCGTTCGCTTAAAATTTGGAAAACAGCCAGGACCGAAGAGTCTGAGGAACCTGCAGAAACTGATAAGGAAAAAGACGAGGTCAAAAAACTCAGGCTCCTTACCGCATTGCCTGTCCTGAGCATAACCCTTGCCGAAATCCTGATCTTTTCAGGCAGGATGGGAGCAGCTGTCTGGATACATATAGGTACCCTTATTGCTCTTTCCCTTTCCAACATATTAATAAGAGATCTCGAAGTCCACAAAATCTATCAGGCCATGATGTTGCTTCCGGTCCTCAGGCTGATAAATCTGTCAATGCCCATTTTTTATGAAACAACCCTTTATACCTTCGTTTTCATCTACGGCCCCCTGGCAATCCCCCTGGCAATCATAGTAATGAACCAGCAGTATTCCCTTGAACAGATCGGGATTACTCAGAAACACATAATACCCTACATGCTTCTCTCAGTCCCACTGGGTTTCCTGCTTGGACTTGGAGAGTATCTGACCATCAGGACAGATTACCTGATCCCTGATCTCACCTTCACAAATCTTCTCAAGCTTACCATTATAATGGTTTTTTTCGTGGGTCTTGTAGAGGAACTGATCTTCAGGTCAGTCCTGCAGACCAGGCTCGAAGATGCGCTCAGTGTGCGGGAAGCCTTGTTAATTTCAAGCCTTCTGTTCGGGCTAATGCACTCCGGATACGGCACCTACCAGGAAATCCTCTATACCGGCTTTGTAGGATTTATCATGGGTTTTGTATATTATAGAACAAAAAGTCTGCCCTTTATTACTGTGCTCCACGGTTTTGTCAATGTTTTCCTTTTCGGCATCCTGCCTCACCTGAGCATTTGA
- a CDS encoding TIGR04279 domain-containing protein → MDHTNNPAEGNWIAIGSSEERRIQLPQPIKLTYNSPKSIEYGEASGTLYKDENESYTIIYPSSYAYTTHPIYLPGENIVISFYGESGLEGKVDIYLIKATRNLMFGAFDAFYTKDVGDLNRFFNNTVDENYKKYSAVLGNNGDLLNYNLGPLDAGQYSIIMTQENEDGSLTVFSATAFVVMEHKLLVSTPGSIVNWEDPNMNGLEDLEDIFADLNISIPIIDLEDLYTSMPVIIENGKDLDLSMDLTNAPDENNCIYGAVLINEQAYEAKIDINSDGTRGGTSVIVNGVDVIDEFDINSSNFRSKMTKNELQKEIQVLIGEEKGSIAIGERGQKTLSLTTFDLPAGHYYLFVGAYCPGKELIGLTQLKVLIIPKGYPGGDDGPGGDDGPGGDDGPGGDDGPGGDDGPGGDDGPGGDDGPGGDDGPGGDDGPGGDDGPGGDDGPGGDDGPGGDDGPGGDDGPGGDDGPGGDDGSGGDDGPGGDDGSDGHDGSGGHNGSGWKDKESKEPEENVRSKEQCKKFVTKNSYVKFEFAEKNTCVDYLEFKSKITTETTIATIEELKEKSTLVPIEPEGEIYNYFNVRIGDGEFSNSDNLRNAIVGFRISKDWIDENHINSDSITLQHFDKDKWTSLPTKKISENKNYIYFKAETPGFSQFAISIEKNATGTEAGGENQGSSEIVPQKEPKVTDETGTAAQENKNQTISKIATFFAGLLAILIIGAIIMKKKKPE, encoded by the coding sequence TTGGACCACACCAACAACCCAGCGGAAGGAAATTGGATTGCAATAGGTTCCTCCGAAGAGAGAAGAATTCAGCTTCCTCAGCCGATAAAACTTACATACAATAGCCCGAAATCAATAGAATATGGGGAAGCTTCTGGAACTCTGTATAAAGACGAAAATGAAAGTTACACTATAATATACCCATCATCTTATGCCTATACCACCCATCCAATTTACCTGCCTGGAGAAAATATCGTCATATCTTTTTATGGGGAGTCCGGACTGGAAGGAAAGGTGGATATATACCTTATCAAAGCGACCCGGAACTTAATGTTCGGGGCCTTCGACGCCTTTTACACAAAAGATGTAGGAGACTTAAACAGATTCTTCAACAACACCGTGGACGAGAACTATAAAAAATACTCTGCTGTGCTCGGAAATAATGGGGATTTGTTAAATTATAATTTAGGGCCACTTGATGCGGGACAGTACAGTATAATTATGACCCAGGAAAATGAAGACGGCAGTCTGACAGTATTTTCTGCAACAGCCTTTGTGGTTATGGAACATAAACTACTCGTTTCAACTCCTGGAAGCATAGTAAACTGGGAAGACCCGAACATGAACGGTCTTGAAGATCTTGAAGACATTTTTGCAGACCTGAACATAAGCATTCCTATAATAGATCTTGAAGACCTGTACACGAGCATGCCTGTAATCATAGAAAACGGGAAAGACCTAGACTTAAGCATGGATCTTACGAATGCTCCAGACGAAAATAACTGTATTTATGGAGCAGTACTCATCAATGAACAGGCATATGAGGCAAAAATAGATATCAATTCCGATGGCACAAGAGGCGGCACATCAGTAATAGTAAATGGTGTGGACGTTATAGATGAGTTTGACATAAACTCCTCAAATTTCAGGTCAAAAATGACTAAAAACGAGCTTCAGAAAGAAATCCAGGTCCTGATAGGGGAAGAAAAAGGTTCCATAGCAATAGGAGAAAGAGGCCAGAAAACATTATCACTTACCACTTTTGATCTGCCTGCGGGCCACTATTACCTCTTTGTAGGAGCATATTGCCCGGGAAAGGAGCTTATAGGGCTTACTCAGCTCAAAGTTTTGATTATACCAAAGGGCTACCCTGGCGGAGATGATGGTCCTGGTGGAGACGATGGTCCTGGCGGAGATGATGGTCCTGGTGGAGACGATGGTCCTGGCGGAGATGATGGTCCTGGCGGAGACGATGGTCCTGGCGGAGATGATGGTCCTGGCGGAGATGATGGTCCTGGCGGAGACGATGGTCCTGGCGGAGACGATGGTCCTGGCGGAGATGATGGTCCTGGCGGAGACGATGGTCCTGGTGGAGACGATGGTCCTGGCGGAGACGATGGTCCTGGCGGAGATGATGGTCCTGGTGGAGACGATGGTTCTGGCGGAGACGATGGTCCTGGCGGAGACGATGGTTCTGACGGACACGATGGTTCTGGCGGACACAATGGTTCTGGATGGAAAGATAAAGAGTCTAAAGAACCTGAGGAAAATGTCCGAAGCAAGGAACAATGCAAGAAGTTCGTTACAAAGAACAGCTATGTAAAATTCGAATTCGCTGAAAAAAATACCTGCGTTGATTACCTGGAATTTAAATCCAAGATAACTACTGAAACTACAATAGCCACTATCGAAGAACTGAAAGAAAAATCTACACTTGTGCCCATCGAACCCGAAGGAGAAATCTATAATTACTTCAATGTCCGGATTGGCGATGGTGAATTTTCAAATTCGGATAACCTTAGGAACGCTATTGTAGGGTTCAGGATAAGCAAAGACTGGATTGATGAAAACCACATCAATAGCGACTCAATAACCCTTCAGCACTTCGACAAAGATAAATGGACATCCCTTCCAACTAAAAAGATTAGCGAAAACAAGAATTATATTTACTTTAAAGCTGAAACTCCCGGTTTCTCTCAGTTTGCAATATCAATTGAAAAGAATGCGACAGGTACTGAGGCGGGAGGAGAAAATCAGGGATCTTCAGAAATTGTGCCACAGAAAGAACCAAAAGTAACAGACGAGACTGGCACTGCAGCTCAGGAAAATAAAAACCAGACAATTTCGAAAATTGCTACCTTCTTTGCAGGGTTACTTGCAATCCTCATTATAGGTGCGATTATAATGAAAAAAAAGAAACCTGAGTAA
- a CDS encoding glycosyltransferase family 2 protein, whose product MSNEQLVGNSTRYPAHKENRHFRGTSSQNITAILPAYNEEVSIGSLVLLTRLYADNVVVVDDGSTDRTAEVARKAGAEVVAHGANKGKAEALKTGFKTAAALGADIIVTMDSDGQHNPADIPNLLAPILKGNAEMVNGSRYLNYQGKNSSIFRRAGKKMQDTTAKMNFNLKITDTQSGFRAFAASTKDIFRFSGKKTAIENEMLADIGRSGLRIKEVEIGVLNDSEASPGNPVKYIVRALKTVAEDMEANRPLYFYTVPGFALATCGFCMGFKFLEAFFLGSTSLNFEHTFLMVFLFLAGAYMALRGIIAHSMAGSVRQTDPPDILFH is encoded by the coding sequence ATGAGTAACGAACAGCTTGTGGGCAACAGTACCCGGTACCCGGCCCATAAAGAGAACCGGCATTTCAGGGGAACATCTTCTCAAAATATAACCGCTATCCTTCCAGCTTACAATGAAGAAGTCTCAATCGGAAGCCTGGTTCTTCTTACCAGACTCTATGCCGACAATGTGGTCGTTGTCGATGACGGCAGCACTGACCGGACAGCTGAAGTCGCCAGAAAAGCCGGAGCTGAAGTGGTTGCTCACGGAGCCAACAAAGGAAAAGCCGAAGCCCTCAAAACAGGATTCAAAACCGCAGCTGCCCTCGGCGCAGATATCATAGTTACCATGGACTCGGACGGCCAGCACAACCCTGCCGATATCCCGAATCTCCTTGCCCCCATCCTTAAAGGAAATGCCGAGATGGTCAACGGCAGCCGTTACCTGAACTATCAGGGCAAAAACTCCTCCATTTTCCGCCGTGCAGGCAAGAAGATGCAGGATACCACCGCAAAAATGAACTTCAACCTCAAAATAACCGATACGCAGAGCGGCTTCCGCGCCTTTGCAGCTTCAACAAAAGACATCTTTCGGTTCAGCGGCAAAAAGACCGCCATAGAAAACGAAATGCTTGCCGACATAGGCAGATCAGGCCTTCGCATAAAGGAAGTCGAAATCGGAGTCCTCAACGACTCTGAAGCTTCACCTGGAAACCCGGTAAAGTACATCGTCAGAGCCCTGAAAACCGTAGCCGAAGATATGGAAGCAAACAGGCCCCTGTACTTCTATACGGTACCGGGCTTTGCCCTCGCTACCTGCGGCTTCTGTATGGGTTTCAAGTTTCTTGAAGCCTTTTTCTTGGGCAGTACGAGCCTGAACTTCGAGCACACATTCCTTATGGTCTTCTTGTTCCTTGCAGGGGCATACATGGCTCTCAGGGGAATTATAGCGCATTCCATGGCAGGGTCGGTTAGACAAACCGACCCTCCTGATATATTATTTCACTAG
- a CDS encoding DUF1616 domain-containing protein produces the protein MAGNRQLPLDLLLVAGLVILTDIFVLVPVLSGSFLRTILGLLLVLFLPGYALIGTLFPAKKDLEGIERALLSLGLSIAVVPLMGLGMNYTDWGIREVPVLTGLSIFTLLMCGAACYRRLQLPEAEAFEVPFKASILALKAELLEKHGSGTDRALSILLVISVLASLGSLAYVIGNPKEGESFTEFYILGPDRMAENYPTNYTLGDSGTVVVGIANHEHRTVDYTMELRLENRPLPLPENQKYISLDDNASWEEPVTFTPPIEGKDMKLEFLLFNDTEKNVPYRNVHLWINVTKEA, from the coding sequence ATGGCTGGAAACCGACAATTGCCTCTGGATCTGCTGCTTGTAGCAGGTCTTGTAATCCTTACTGATATTTTCGTACTTGTGCCCGTACTTAGCGGGAGCTTTCTGCGCACAATCCTTGGACTTCTCCTGGTCCTTTTCTTACCGGGGTATGCCCTGATAGGGACTCTTTTTCCTGCAAAAAAAGATCTGGAAGGAATTGAGAGAGCCCTGCTTTCCTTAGGGTTAAGCATTGCCGTAGTCCCACTCATGGGACTTGGAATGAACTACACTGACTGGGGAATCAGGGAAGTTCCCGTACTCACAGGGCTTTCAATATTTACTCTTCTCATGTGCGGGGCGGCATGCTACAGAAGACTCCAGCTGCCTGAAGCTGAAGCCTTTGAAGTCCCGTTCAAAGCGTCTATCCTTGCCCTGAAGGCAGAGCTTCTGGAGAAGCACGGGTCCGGAACCGACAGAGCCCTTTCAATCTTACTGGTAATTTCGGTTCTGGCCTCTCTTGGCAGCCTTGCTTATGTCATAGGAAATCCCAAAGAAGGAGAGTCATTCACCGAATTTTACATCCTGGGACCTGACAGAATGGCTGAGAACTACCCCACAAACTACACCCTCGGAGACAGTGGGACAGTAGTGGTAGGAATTGCAAACCATGAGCACAGAACTGTAGATTATACGATGGAACTGAGGCTTGAAAATCGTCCCCTGCCTCTTCCGGAAAACCAGAAATATATCAGCCTTGACGATAACGCATCCTGGGAAGAACCAGTCACTTTTACTCCACCCATAGAAGGAAAGGATATGAAACTGGAGTTTCTGCTTTTTAATGATACTGAAAAAAACGTACCTTACAGGAATGTCCATCTCTGGATTAATGTTACAAAGGAGGCCTGA
- a CDS encoding DUF1616 domain-containing protein, producing the protein MTGKKVPSDLLTVIGLVILTDLFVLMPGLSETVFRNILGLPLVLFLPGYALIAALFPAKSDLDGIERTALSFGLSIAVVPLIGLFLNYTPWGIRLLPILLSLSLFTFAMCGLAYLRRVELPEADAFEVPFKKTALGLKAEILEKPGSGLDKALTIILVLSILLSVVTLFYVILTPKEGEHFTEFYILGPEGIADNYPTNYTLGGSGTVIVGIVNHEYSPVNYTMDVKLENKSLPLPENLQQITLAHNETWEEPLTLSPPIEGKDMKLEFLLFNETDKNTPYRDLHLWINVNSTDN; encoded by the coding sequence ATGACCGGAAAAAAAGTTCCTTCAGACCTCTTGACCGTTATTGGGCTTGTGATCCTTACTGATCTTTTTGTACTTATGCCCGGATTAAGTGAAACTGTGTTCCGCAATATACTCGGCCTACCCCTTGTACTTTTCCTGCCCGGGTATGCCCTGATTGCTGCACTCTTTCCTGCAAAATCCGACCTTGACGGGATTGAAAGGACAGCCCTCTCTTTCGGGCTGAGTATTGCAGTCGTACCCCTGATCGGCCTCTTCCTTAACTACACTCCGTGGGGAATACGGCTTCTGCCAATTCTACTCAGCCTATCATTATTCACATTTGCAATGTGCGGGCTTGCGTACCTGAGGCGGGTGGAACTTCCCGAAGCTGACGCATTTGAGGTGCCCTTCAAGAAAACGGCACTTGGGCTTAAAGCCGAAATCCTGGAAAAACCGGGATCAGGACTTGACAAAGCCCTTACAATTATTCTAGTTCTGTCCATCCTCCTGTCGGTTGTAACTCTTTTCTATGTAATACTTACCCCGAAAGAAGGGGAACACTTCACAGAGTTCTATATCCTCGGGCCTGAAGGGATAGCTGACAACTACCCGACAAACTATACACTCGGGGGAAGCGGGACCGTAATTGTCGGGATCGTAAACCACGAGTACAGCCCGGTAAATTATACAATGGATGTAAAGCTTGAAAACAAATCCCTTCCCCTCCCCGAAAATCTGCAGCAGATCACGCTTGCCCATAACGAGACCTGGGAAGAGCCCCTGACGCTCAGTCCTCCGATCGAAGGAAAGGACATGAAGCTTGAGTTCCTGCTCTTCAACGAAACCGACAAAAACACACCCTACAGGGACCTCCATCTCTGGATAAACGTAAACTCAACAGATAATTAA
- a CDS encoding heparan-alpha-glucosaminide N-acetyltransferase, translating to MERHSNRFWEIDCLRGFAVILMLGYHFLYDLDFFGLADIELRSGTFLYIGRGSAFLFILISGTALSISHSRALANEVSGKPAKNFSKYLKRGLRLFSMGMIITGITWFFFPGQYILFGILHFFGVSAVLAYPFLKYERENLLFCLFFTIIGFYLKERTFGFSALLWMGFKPEGFITLDYFPLFPWFGVLLAGIFLGNSLYKGGNRKFEIPEADKFLLLKLISWVGKHSLFIYFIHQPVFLGFLLLSGLLDPGML from the coding sequence ATGGAAAGGCACTCAAATCGCTTCTGGGAAATTGATTGCCTGCGGGGTTTTGCCGTTATTTTAATGCTTGGATATCATTTTCTCTATGACCTGGATTTTTTCGGGCTTGCTGATATTGAGTTAAGGTCCGGCACTTTTCTTTATATTGGTAGGGGTTCAGCTTTCCTTTTTATTCTGATATCCGGAACCGCTCTTTCCATAAGCCATTCAAGAGCTCTTGCTAATGAAGTCTCAGGAAAGCCTGCAAAAAATTTTTCAAAATACCTTAAAAGAGGGCTGAGACTTTTTTCAATGGGAATGATAATCACAGGGATAACCTGGTTTTTTTTTCCGGGACAGTATATTCTCTTCGGGATCCTGCACTTTTTCGGAGTCTCTGCAGTGCTTGCTTACCCTTTCCTGAAATACGAAAGAGAAAACCTGCTTTTCTGCCTGTTTTTTACAATTATAGGATTCTACCTCAAAGAGAGAACTTTCGGATTTTCTGCTCTACTCTGGATGGGCTTCAAGCCTGAAGGCTTCATAACCCTTGACTATTTTCCTCTGTTTCCCTGGTTTGGAGTGCTCCTTGCAGGAATTTTCCTTGGGAACTCTCTTTATAAAGGTGGGAATAGGAAGTTTGAAATCCCTGAAGCAGACAAATTTTTGCTTTTGAAACTCATTTCCTGGGTAGGAAAACATTCTCTGTTCATATATTTCATTCACCAGCCTGTTTTCCTCGGGTTTTTGCTTCTGAGCGGGCTCCTTGACCCGGGAATGCTCTAG
- a CDS encoding glycosyltransferase family 2 protein, whose translation MNHELVMSKSAQLISKNEESSATRGATPQNITVILPAFNEEVSIGSIVLLTRHYADNVIVVDDGSSDRTAAVARKAGAHVIVHETNTGKGGALKTGFTAAAALGADIIVTMDSDGQHNPSEIPRLVAPIIDGYAEMVNGSRYLNHTDKNTPVYRRVGQAILDTATNMNSGLKITDSQSGFRAFAGSIKDVFRFNAKGMAIESEMLADAGRSGLRIKEVEIGVRYDVDGSTMSPIKHGLGVLVMVLKDIEFNRPLYYLTAPGIVLGSGGLVMGTNFFHNFSSFGTGLQFGPTMVMILLIIVGTFMSLTGILLHSMSAVMRESKTA comes from the coding sequence ATGAATCATGAGTTGGTTATGAGTAAGAGCGCCCAGTTAATATCTAAAAATGAGGAAAGTTCAGCTACGAGAGGGGCAACCCCTCAAAATATAACCGTGATTCTCCCCGCCTTTAACGAGGAGGTTTCCATCGGCAGCATAGTCCTCTTGACCCGGCACTACGCAGATAACGTAATCGTAGTCGACGACGGCAGCTCAGACAGGACCGCCGCAGTCGCCAGGAAAGCAGGAGCTCATGTGATTGTGCACGAGACCAACACGGGTAAAGGAGGCGCCCTCAAAACCGGCTTTACAGCCGCAGCCGCCCTCGGAGCCGACATTATAGTTACTATGGACTCCGACGGCCAGCACAACCCCTCTGAAATCCCCCGGCTGGTAGCCCCAATCATCGACGGCTACGCCGAGATGGTCAACGGCAGCCGCTACCTGAACCATACGGACAAAAACACCCCAGTCTACCGTCGGGTCGGCCAGGCAATCCTTGACACTGCCACAAATATGAACTCGGGCCTCAAGATCACAGACTCCCAGAGTGGTTTCCGCGCATTTGCAGGCTCAATAAAAGATGTCTTCCGCTTCAACGCAAAAGGAATGGCAATCGAGAGTGAAATGCTTGCCGATGCAGGCCGCTCCGGCCTCCGCATAAAAGAAGTAGAAATCGGAGTCCGCTATGACGTTGACGGCTCAACCATGAGCCCGATAAAGCACGGTTTAGGCGTCCTTGTCATGGTCTTAAAAGACATCGAGTTCAACAGGCCTCTATATTACTTGACCGCCCCTGGCATTGTCCTCGGATCAGGAGGCCTGGTTATGGGTACTAACTTCTTCCATAATTTTTCTAGCTTTGGTACAGGTTTGCAGTTCGGGCCTACGATGGTCATGATCCTGCTTATTATTGTAGGAACTTTTATGTCACTGACAGGGATTTTGCTACATTCGATGTCTGCGGTTATGAGGGAATCGAAGACGGCTTAA